The following coding sequences are from one Triticum dicoccoides isolate Atlit2015 ecotype Zavitan chromosome 4A, WEW_v2.0, whole genome shotgun sequence window:
- the LOC119289646 gene encoding probable glutathione S-transferase, whose protein sequence is MSQQTAQAPAPVRLITAFGSPFAHRVEVALTLKGVPYELLVEDLANKNSDLLLAHNPVHQSVPVLLHGDRAVCESLPIVEYVDDAFHDDDEGSAPRLLPADPYDRATARFWADFIANKCLKPLWPVMWTDGEEQARLARATKESLGVLDAQLEGKRFFGGDALGFVDLAACTLAHWLGVLEEVAGVRLMKDGEYPALRRWPKEYASDEVVRRSLPDRDELVAYFTKNKERYRSSMAKVAAVQ, encoded by the exons ATGTCGCAGCAGACAGCACAGGCGCCGGCGCCGGTGAGGCTCATCACGGCGTTCGGCAGCCCGTTCGCGCACCGCGTAGAGGTGGCGCTGACGCTCAAGGGGGTGCCGTACGAGCTGCTCGTGGAGGACCTGGCCAACAAGA ATAGCGACCTGCTGCTCGCCCACAACCCCGTCCACCAGTcggtccccgtcctcctccacggCGACCGCGCCGTCTGCGAGTCCCTCCCCATCGTCGAGTACGTGGACGACGCCTTCCACGACGACGACGAGGGGTCGGCGCCACGGCTCCTCCCGGCGGACCCCTACGACCGCGCCACGGCCCGCTTCTGGGCTGACTTTATAGCCAACAAGTGCTTGAAGCCGCTGTGGCCGGTGATGTGGACGGACGGCGAGGAGCAGGCGCGGCTCGCGAGGGCGACCAAGGAGAGCCTGGGGGTTCTGGACGCGCAGCTGGAGGGTAAGAGGTTCTTCGGGGGCGACGCACTCGGCTTCGTCGACCTCGCCGCATGCACGCTGGCTCACTGGCTCGGGGTGCTGGAGGAAGTCGCCGGGGTGCGCCTGATGAAGGATGGCGAGTACCCTGCTCTGCGCCGGTGGCCCAAGGAGTACGCCTCCGACGAGGTGGTCAGGCGGTCCCTGCCGGACAGGGACGAGCTCGTCGCCTACTTCACCAAAAACAAGGAGAGGTACAGGTCGTCCATGGCCAAGGTGGCAGCAGTGCAGTGA